The Labrus mixtus chromosome 14, fLabMix1.1, whole genome shotgun sequence nucleotide sequence TGCCAATCACCATTGTAAATGTTAACATAATCATTATTCATACACTTTCAACAATAAACCATCGGAGAGGCTTCttagaaagtttaaaaagagtAGTGACCTACCTGATCTCTGGTGCTGAACTGCATGCCGCTGAGGGAAGTAGACCAGTGCTCCACCATCCCCCCACCACCAGTCAGAGCATCTCCAGCCTGCCCACTATACATTTCATACTGGAGACGATACTTATCCTGGAATAGATATTGAAGCAAGCAATGTTGGGGATCACAGTAACTCTTAGATACAAGATATTGATCTGTAAAATTGTTTATCTTACGGCCTCGTTGGTGATCCTGAAGTTCTCATAAAATGCATAATTTCTCTTTCCATCCCAGTCCATCAGATCAATCTTCACCAAGTTCTTGCCTTCATGATAAAGAAATATGGGCAAATAAATTAGGTGGAAAATTCAAACTATGCAGCATTTTTTAGAAACTTTAAGGAAAGCCTAACAGAGAATAAATCCATGCTTGTTTGACCTTCTGAGAGTAGAGGATAAATGTGCTCATTCCCCAACCAAAACTCATCATTCCACAGCTTGAAGTCACCAAATCCATCTCTGTAGTCCACCCAATCCCTGAAATGAGAATTGGGCATATATAAATCTCACATGAAACAGCTGTGTAAATCCCTCCCACCCACACCGCCATCCCTCGTGCTTTAACACCTGTTGAAGTCGACTTTTCCATGCCGACGCCTCTGAAACACCGTCCATCCCCCTCCATCATCCATGTCGCAGTAAACCAAAAAAGGATCCTGGTGTGATTTGGGTCTGATGCGGTAGAAACCACTAGGTGGTCTCAGCCTGTCGTACAGTTCGGAACAGTCTAAAAAATAGCATTAAAAAGACGATTAAAAAGATTTCTGATTATGAAGGTACTGTCAGTGCTGTAACTTATAGTTCACACTCTTGATTTATACTAAGAGAACTTCATAAAtgatgtaattattattttatgccCTGACCGGTCTGTAAATACCAAACTGAAAACTAAACACATGATTTCTAATACaagttttattttacctttgtCATGGACAACTAAGTTGCCTGCTGGTGGAAGTAGTTTCATCAGGGTCATATCAGAGCTGTCTGATGTctcattgctgctgctgctgtggtttcCACCATGGTTGGTCTCAGTGTCAGGTTTAGTATCAGACACAGCAGGTTGTAAAGGCCTGAAGTATTTGTGCCTCTGCAAGTGCTCAATCTGCCAAGTCCCGATCAAGATTTTGTTCTCCAGCTTTTTTATGCTGCGTTTGAGAGCTGCAACTTCTGGTCCACACATGTTCTCTGCCTTAAATGTGGAAAAGAAATGTCATGTTATTCTGTACATGACATTTCTAAACTTGTTTCGCTGCTATAGCCAGAGAGAGTTAAGCAAAAGCATGTGATCTCATCTCCAGGTGTTGGTTAAGCGGATTTCATCCATGTTGACTCTCTTGACATACTAGGAGTCACGGCTCTTTAACGGCTTTGCCTGTAAATTATGCCTTtaggtcaaacattttcaaatttcatttgaggaacaaaaaaatgtacatacCGTCGACTGTGAAGAATGAGCCATGGGCGAGCACACTAAAGccaacaacagcaacacaggCATGGCCTTTATGGAGAAGTCCCTTGCTGCAAAATGACtctgaaatgataaaaacatattttaaatactgATAGAGTAGGAATCTTTAACGTATCAAAATCTCTGCACAGAAAGCCCACCTTCATATCACAGTgccttgtcttgttttcttcagGTTCAGTGTTCTTTTCCTCTCAGTGTTATTTATGGGCTGGGCTGGTTCTGCATGGTCCACATTAGGGGATCCAGACTGAGCCTAACTTGCCAAACACTGAACTTGAGCCAGTTTGTATTTTCTACCTCTATCAAACATTTTAGTATTAGAAAAAAGTGGCTGATCCCAGACCTGCAAATAACCCCATAGACAGAGATTGTTGAGAAGATGCCACTCCTTAAATACCTGaacaaatgttctttttgttccCTATTTTGGTCAATAAACTCATACTTgaagtttttacatttctttcccTTGGGTATTGGGGTGTTTTATCATTGTGTAATTATTGTTATCCCAGATAACACAGATCAGGATTGACTTGAACTTTTGAATTAACCACATatgtacataaatatataaaggaaGATATACTGTTAGAGAACAGATATACAAGTTCTTGAAGTTGACTCGTTATATTAAACACTGTTATTATATAATTATTTGCTGATATAACAGAATATAGATAATCCCTCTAGGCCTGTGCTGGAAGAGGAAATGTAAAAACCAAAGCaatcagaaataaataatattaattaaGGCGACATGCTTTGATCAATGCCCtgcaaaatgtcttaaaattgatcattttaaaatttAATGGAACCGAATGGTCAAAAATTAAAACGCTTAAATAAAGCAGCAAGTTTTcccattgaaaaaaaatatttagtcgTTGATTTGGCTCCCCCTAGTGTTTGTTagtggtaaagaaaaaaaacgttttagaTGATAGTGTTTTCGTCTGCAATCTTTGGACGGTATTTATTATGTCtaaatattaattaataaatgtaaatgcTTTTCAAACAAGTGTTACAgtaatgtttcatatttgtttttttaaagttgggGAGGTATTTTACCTTTAATGTAGCAGTTTTGCTCCCTGGGTTTTAACAAACTTCAATTTTCCATTGGTCGCAGAAAAGCAGAGTTTCAGCAAGTcggtgttttttaaatatttttttaccctGGTCATTTTTTAATCGTTCTTACAATTCACAAACTAGTATAGGACTGTCGTTTGGGAATGCGTGTTAATTAAAACCAGATGTTGCTGAGCGGAGGGAGATATGAGAGGGCTGCAGCTAAATGTTGTCTTACTTTTAAGGTAGCAATAGTTTCAAATGCTCTGCACAGGAGGGTTATGGTCAGGCTCGGTGTGTATGTGGGCTGAGAGAAAATAAGAGCTGCAAAGGAAAAAGACAGaacgcttctttttttttttttcttttttttttaaacagaggttCAGGAAGTGTGAAACCGCTACGTTTGCAAAAACGCTGAAGGAGTTAGAGTTAGTGGATGGACAGAACATAAAATACACCCGGTTaacctttgagctgttttcctTTGTCCTCACAAGAAGAAGTCACAAGACAAAGTCTCGTATAATTTCACGGATGACAGTCCAAACGGTAAGCAGGCGATGCGactttagcttgtttttttgggggggcaaATTTGGGTCAACAAACTGCCCGAGTGAGGGAAAGTTTTTGGATAGGATGGGCTGAAACACTGGGGGCTTTGGATTGTTTAATCTAGCtggttgttttcatttttaaaagagaaaaacactctCTTACACAATTTGCTACAGTCTTGGTTGCATATATATGTTTCGTGAACAGCTAAAAAGAACTTCGGAAATCAATGCGAGGAAATCCTGCTGTCTGATAACTTTGTACAGGCGCAGGGTGCAGACTGTTTTAAGTGTTTCTAAACTGGATTTTTAGCTTTGGTGCTGTTTTTCTTAAGTTGTCATTTTGGAGCAAGGTGCATAacaaaggagttttttttatttttttttacacactttcATTGTCCAACGCAGAGACTTCACGTTCAGGACAAAGTAAGGAGGAAGACCCACACATCATGTCCTCTGTGCATTTCAATCCAGGGTCGGATGCAGGTATAAACGGGTGAGGAGCAGCCTACACCTTTCCTAACATTCAAGGAAAAAGTGAATCTTACCTTCACCTtgtaatcttgtttttttttgtgcttaacATTTCCAAGTTGTTTTGCATGCTTTTGCATCTTTTCAAGCTGATTTTATTCTTCTTGTTGAGTCGaaatctctgttttttcttctgcagaaacattGCAAAGATGGAGGATGCTAAGGTGGAGATTGATGATGGGAAGGACGAGAGTGTGCTTCCAGACACAA carries:
- the fgl1b gene encoding fibrinogen like 1B, producing the protein MKSHFAARDFSIKAMPVLLLLALVCSPMAHSSQSTAENMCGPEVAALKRSIKKLENKILIGTWQIEHLQRHKYFRPLQPAVSDTKPDTETNHGGNHSSSSNETSDSSDMTLMKLLPPAGNLVVHDKDCSELYDRLRPPSGFYRIRPKSHQDPFLVYCDMDDGGGWTVFQRRRHGKVDFNRDWVDYRDGFGDFKLWNDEFWLGNEHIYPLLSEGKNLVKIDLMDWDGKRNYAFYENFRITNEADKYRLQYEMYSGQAGDALTGGGGMVEHWSTSLSGMQFSTRDQDNDRYLQGSCAQENKAGWWFNRCHAANLNGNFYRKGTYKGQYDNGVVWGTWRGLWYSLRHTTMKVRPLVFLDAGGSGAGDI